From the genome of Papaver somniferum cultivar HN1 unplaced genomic scaffold, ASM357369v1 unplaced-scaffold_21, whole genome shotgun sequence:
TGTCCAAAATCTCCAAAATTATAACATTGTATCTTTGATCTATCAAATGGCTTCCTATAACTCCCATTATTTGATCTTCCTCCATTATTGTGTCTTCCTTGAGAATTTCCAGCATTAGATTTTCCTTGATTGTTTCTCCAACTAACTTGACTATGAAGTGCTTCTTCAACTTGTTTGGCATCTGTTGTTTTCTCTAACAATCTTTGTTCATAAGCTTGTAATGAACCCAATAACTCATTAAGAGTCATAGTTGCAACTGTGTTGCATTCCTCTATAGCAGTCACCTTTGATTCAAATTTCTCAAGAAAACTTCTTAAAATCTTCTCAACAACTGTTGAATCTTCTACAGTATCACCATTAGCCTTCATATTATTGACAAGATTCAAAGTCTTTGAGAAAAAATCTGATATTGTTTCAGTACTTTCCATCTGCAATAATTCATACTTTCtctttagggtttgcaatctaacctTCTTGACCTTGTCAGACCCTGTGTAATAGCTAACCAAACCATCCCATGCTGCTTTAACTTGCTTAATATAGATAACTCTGtccatgagagattcatgaatACCCCGATGAAGAATATATGTAACTTTAGAATTCTTCTTTCAGTTTTCAGTTAATAGAGTTAGCGCAGCTCCTTCAATTACTACTCCTTCTGCTGGTTCAGCATAACCATCTTTCACAATATCCCATACCTCCTGGTATGTGAAAATATTCTCCATCTGCAACCTCCAATGTTCaaagtttttaccttcaaacacTGGTACCTTAATCGAACTTAAAATCGTCATCTTCTTTAACTCAAACTCTCATACCCACAGCCCTAGAATCTGTACtagatgtagaaaatctgatatcaaagacttaatagaaaaacacaaaactaaactcaaacaaacttctcttaattgatgtaatacgactcatggctcaacaatatatttatatgattaacaaacttgactctcaagtaaaaacactttcctaacataatcaaactctaacaaagaaacttctagataATTATCACGTAAACAAACTCTTAAAACTCGTAATACTTGAAAaccaagtaaacttctaaatatCGCACCACCGtatcaacaatacttgttgatccattcacaaagtgtcaactgtaccagttgatccaaccacattctgtcaactctcatagttgatccacATTACTGTatcaacaacacttgttgatcCCTTCTGTCTTCCTCATAgcatcttggtttattcttcaacaccgATTGACAAAGAAATCAACTAGAACGCAAAACAAATCGATGTAACATCTACATGTTAAATAAGTACAAACCTGATATTGATTTTTTTGGCCCTATGGATCTGAAAAACGTAACACGACGAACCTCATTGGTAGTTATCCGTTCAGCAAAAAACATCTCCTATAGAGCATTAGCAGTCTTCTTAGCCGTGAAGTCGATATGGTGAAGAAAGCATGTCgcaataagcatatttgaaatgTTACCAGGCTCCACCAGCTTATATTTTTTACCCTACAAATTTGAAGGCAAGGCAACAAACAAAAATGAAAGATTAAGGGAATCCAACAGAAAAGGCAATTGAGTCAAAGAAAAGCTATAAAAATTTAGAAGAGAACTCAGTATTATATCTTCGTTATAAAACCTCAAGGCATCAGTTGAATACCGCCTTACGTAATCTTAATGTTCTTTAAATGTGGACTCAATTTCCTTTTTGGATTTTGCTGTTGTCCTGCAATTGCCaagattaaaatcaaaatcaCTCAGAAGTTTGAGCAAATCAAAAGAACCAGTTAACCATGTCTAAGTTTAAGATTCTCTTAGGAATTCAACAAGTAAATAGCCAACAAAATACCTCGAaaaaaattaaatagaattacctgGCACCAGCAGGCACATCTCTTGAACGCAAACGCTTAGAGTCACCAAGTGAAGCATCAGACACATCCGTTTTGGAgttggatgatgaagaagaaggaccTCAATCGCGTTGAACTTGAACACACAACTGCCATCGTTTTACTTTTTACCCTATCTTTCTCCCTCTCTTATGCAGTAAATAAAAAAGGGAAATTTACGGGTTGGTCCTAGGCCCGTATATAAATTTAATCAAAAAGATTTGactggaaaatattaaaaacatgGAAATGAACCGGTCCGGCTGGTCCATCGGTTCCTTGTGCATATTTGTTCTAGAACTGCCTCTGGATGACAATCCTTGCGGACTCATGAGAGCCTTGGAAGCTTAAATGTGGAGTTTTGCAaccaggttgaatgtcacacatgAGTAATTGCTAATGTGTGATgaatggaatgtatgtgggatgtttgcagctaaagaacatatggaagctaattatttggctttttttctttgtgtctatccttagtggttcttccaaggtgagaaattggagtaggttttgtgggtatacctcttttaagccctcatgagactataactcatTCATTAGGGAcacataggggtttaaaggcctgttattcatgctatgagtaactgtatcctcacgacatggagttgttgtatttatgattttagtgtccattccatacttgttgtagctattattcttgcatattgtcgtattattactttggttttctcttatttgtctcaattaggtgaatcatccaaaaaggagatacaaagtgctgaaagagctatgaagagaagtattccaagtatccaagtgcccaagtccaagaggagtggaagaagtgcgacgaaaaggagcaaaacgctcaaaatcaagagaaaggccaaagaccgatcttaactcattcaaattaatgatttctcatcaccattttaaagataattgaaagataaaaataattcaaatacaatgaggtcattccgagttcggatgaagaagttgtggccaaaacaagcttttattgaataccgaagacaggaaGGTTCGCATACCAGGTTCGCATACCGGGTACGCATATtataattccgaaaatttctgatggaatttgaagtttgcggactgggtacgcgtacttagaaaGTGTAAAACatgtattaataccttggaaggcctaaggtcatgtttgggagtctttatgtcgtcttttcgggtcgggttcctgaaccgaactaaatacttggagaccaagtaatgtaaaactataaaaaggtattaggttatgtaaaagtaAAGAGATCATCGAATCTCATattacaagttctacatcaaaaacctagggtttacccctttaaagGGAAACCACCatgattcatcttctttgtaatattagtagctaaatcctttattgattaaggatgaattcaatgttctaagcgtgaagctttattaataataatacaaatctatttgaggttttaatcatcatcgtttgttttcattatatctagggtttatgattgattcttagattggtttgggtgcgcaaccagattagtctatttatcattctattgctagtagtgagttgagcgatctgtaattgtcgtgcatctcctacacaagtagaaaacatgaaatcttgaagagggattctgtaaagcaatcgtgtgtggaaacaacaccagtaagtgaaccgagcgtacttagtttaactgctggaatcaaacctaaattcacaaaccctaaagcgttcgattgagttacaacttgtaagcgtacctcaaggcgggtcagttgaatagaatccggtgactaagcgtacctgttatacggggatacaaggagttttggggatagctaagcgtacctgctattttacggttggtgatgaatggttctaacggaagacAGATAAGTATGATAATCCTGTGaatgcttggtaacggcgaaggattccttaatcatccatttcttctttttgtctttatatttatcttacaatCAAAAttccctttgttatttactttatttttataatacaaataacctatcaattacacggctctctgtgggaacgatctcttactatcgctatattaccagttaattagtgggaaatatatttattaatttattgagcctacgacagcccatacaacgGGCGCAAATTAGATATGGGTGCCAATCGAACGACTTAAAGCTACATTAATTGATCATTAGGTAGGCAGTAGGGTGCATGCAAATGCTCTTTCATTAACTAAAAGCGCGACTTTAATTTGTTATCCTTTTTGTGATTTTTTGAGGCAAAAAGCACTGGTTGGATAAGGATTCTAAAATTacctttaatcaatttggttcgATTTAAAACCTGCCGGTTATGGTAAATAGATGATGCGCtacttttttttctcttcttgtttttAACAATCATACATTCTATTTTTATTTCTCGATAAACAGAAAGTATACTAAGATCAAAGATAGATAAACCAATACTAGGAGAGGTTGCAAGGAATTAAATTTAATCGGTGCAGATGTTTTAGttttgtttatagattttttttttcttccatccaAACAAAAGACTGCATTTTCCCCGTAAGATGTATCTTAACTTGATTATGATCTTTTAAAAGAAACTCGTTTCATTGGGTATATTCATATTAATTGGGGATGTGGATCTCCACTACGATAGTGTGCTAAGGGGAGTCCAACGTATATAAAGCTATTATTCTTCCCTTAATAATAAGTAAAACTAgtcctctttttcttcttttgaaaaattatcattattattttatttattttggtaattcaacttttattaatgaaaatcATGATTACATGGATCTCAAGTACATCGAATACAAAAAGTAACAAGAAACAACACGCTTGTAGCGATATACGATTGAAAATTCCgacaaggaaaagaaaaggaattcCAAACAGTGACCAAATACAAGAATGTAAGAACCGATTGAATTGGAGAAAAGATGGTATTCATAATATTTATAGACCATTTGATAAATCGTCTTCCTCTTGAAGTAGTGCTCCAATGGTATAGGAGTAATCTGCAAATTTGTTGACCAACGAATCGAGAGTAACGTGAATCCGACGATGCACTCGAACAAACATATAATCAAGATCAagaaacaattaaaataaaagagaatcacCATGAAGATGAAGACAAAGATCACCCTAAAGGTGAAGATAAAAATCACCATGAAGGTGAAGAAAAGAAGgcaaacaaagccaaataaaacCTAATAGGAAAGAATCATGTTATTCTAaaactaaaacataaaaaaaattaagatttttgctcagatctagccccAAATAGACTAGATCTcagcaagaagatgaagttgagttttttctttttttctccggAAAAATGGAGAGAGAAGGGAGATGAAACTCTTAATAGGCCGTTTGGAGTTTACAAACGAAATGCTTTCTTTTGAAAAATTATTTGATACAAAAGAATTTTACTAAcaccaaaaagaagaaaatatatagaaCAAAAAGCAAAAGCAAGACCTTGATAAGGTAAACAaagcctggcatttttaggggtgaccccgaaagaattagggacgacaaaaaaagataaaaaaaggtCACTCAAACGTAAAATGGCCAAACTACcctttacaatcggtagataacttcacaatcgggagtcaatttagtttatataacttccgaatataaagtatcccaaaataaaatcctctatcttttgaattttgattatcctataatcggtagtaaaaaaaattatcttgactcccgattaaagtagacctttggctaaaatgctaccataatcggtagtgaatttagtttatttaactcccgaatatagagtagccccaacataagattttgcaaaaattctcaattatttgaattttggttgagcctataatcggtagttaatgaagttatcctgacttctGGTTATTCAATGGAACTCTTTGCAAATATCCTACTATAATCGACAGTCAaggtagttcatataactaccgattatagagttgccccaaaatgtgattt
Proteins encoded in this window:
- the LOC113339475 gene encoding uncharacterized protein LOC113339475 gives rise to the protein MDRVIYIKQVKAAWDGLVSYYTGSDKVKKVRLQTLKRKYELLQMESTETISDFFSKTLNLVNNMKANGDTVEDSTVVEKILRSFLEKFESKVTAIEECNTVATMTLNELLGSLQAYEQRLLEKTTDAKQVEEALHSQVSWRNNQGKSNAGNSQGRHNNGGRSNNGSYRKPFDRSKIQCYNFGDFGHISTECPKPRNTVANNYKANFKANIVESQK